In Populus alba chromosome 4, ASM523922v2, whole genome shotgun sequence, the genomic window AGCAGCCTAactacaaaattaattaattaattgataatggCATCTCTGTCTTCCCAACCATCCAAGAAGGGCATGCGTAGCCCGGCTGGGAACACCGCCAATAACAACAGCTCCCAGCAGGGAAATCGTGGTTCCACCGGCCAAACTGTCAAATTTGCTAGACGAACTTCAAGCGGCCGCTATGTTAGTCTATCAAGAGAAGACCTTGATATTTCTGGAGAACTATCGGGAGATTACACGAACTATACAGTGCAGATTCCCTCCACACCTGACAATCAGCCAATGGACACGTCCGTGGCGGTCAAGGCCGAAGAGCAATATGTTTCCAATTCTCTTTTTACAGGCGGGTTCAATAGCGTTACGCGTGCGCATCTCATGGACAAGGTGATAGATTCGGAGGTGTCTCATCCTCAGATGGCTGGTGCCAAGGGCTCTTCGTGTGCAATACATGCTTGCGATGGCAAGGTCATGAAGGATGAGAGAGGACATGATGTCATACCTTGTGAATGCAGGTATGATATCACGCTCTGACTTCTCTTAATTACGTACAggaacataatttaatttattttaattttctgctCGCGTGCAGGTTCAAGATTTGCAGGGATTGCTATATGGACGCCCAAAAAGATACTGGTTTATGTCCAGGGTGCAAGGAGCCATACAAGGTGGGTGATTACGAGGATGAAATACCAAATTTTTCCAGCGGAGCACTGCCATTGCCACCTCCAAGTAAAGGAGGTGATCACAATAACATGACAATGACGAAGAGAAACCAAAATGGAGATTTCGATCACAACAGGTGGTTGTTTGAGACACAAGGTACTTACGGCTATGGGAATGCCTTTTGGCCCCAAGATGACATGTATGGCGATGATGGCGATGAAGGGTTTCCGGGTGGCATGTTAGAAAATATGGATAAGCCATGGAAGCCCCTCAGTCGTGAGCAGCCAATCTCCAATGCCATTATCAGCCCTTACAGgtgatacatacatacatacatacatacttACATATCTgggataatttattattagaatctGCTTTTATAATTAAGAGTGCAACATTTATTACAGACTAACCTTGCCAGAATTAAAAATGTCTAGCTAATTTAGAGGAAATTAATATGAActggtataaaaataaaagagagggtaattgaaaagaaattagtGCTGTGCTGTGAATGACTACAGGTTTCTAACGGAACTGCAACTCCATAGTTATGATCTCATACTAAATTTCTGCAAGCGGGTACCGTCCAGCTTTATGAAGCCTAAATAAATCTCGCAGTCACGGTGGCACCAGCAGAACATGGAGTACTTGGTCGActtagaaacaagaaaaaaaactcacaaattTTCGAATTTTCCGCAACCTTtctcatgtatatatatttgcacATATCGGTGCTGACTTACATATACATGActccaaacaaaaattaatgataaattggTAATTAAGCGAGCATAACATTTCTTTTGCACGCATATTTGCAGGTTGCTGATTGTGGTTCGACTGGTTGTGCTGGGTTTCTTCTTGCATTGGAGAATAATGCATCCAAATGATGACGCAAGATGGTTGTGGGGCATGTCAGTGGTTTGTGAAGTATGGTTTGCTTTCTCATGGATCCTGGATGTAATTCCCAAACTTTCTCCTATCAACCGGTTCACTGATCTTGAGGTCCTCCGTGACAAGTTTGACATGCCATCGCCTTCCAATCCCACAGGCAGATCTGATCTCCCTGGTATTGACCTCTTTGTGTCCACTGCTGATCCTGATAAGGAGCCACCACTTGTCACTGCCAACACTATCCTTTCCATACTCTCGGTGGATTATCCTGTAGAGAAGGTGGCATGCTATCTCTCTGATGATGGAGGTGCGCTCCTCACTTTTGAGGCAATGGCCGAGGCAGCAAGCTTTGCTGATTTGTGGGTTCCGTTCTGTCGAAAACATAATATTGAGCCGAGGAACCCTGAAACCTACTTCAGCTTAAAAGTTGATCCAACAAAGAACAAGAGCAGGATTGATTTTGTCAAGGATAGAAGGAAGATGAAAAGGGAGTATGATGAATTCAAGGTGAGGATCAATGGGCTTCCAGACTCCATTAGGAGGAGATCAGATGCTTTCAATGCAAGAGAGGAAATGAAGATGTTGAAGCACATGAGGGAGAGCGCTGGAGGTGATCCTTTGGAGGTAATAAAGGTCCCGAAAGCTACATGGATGGCTGATGGCACCCATTGGCCTGGAACTTGGGCCTTCCCAGCTGCCGAACATTCCAAAGGTGACCACGCTGGAATTCTTCAGGTACCGGAAAACTTTCAttcgttttttattttcttgatcatAAGCCTGTCTTGTAAATAATTTGACCAGGATTATATTAATTCATGATCATGTGGGTGCAGGTGATGTTGAAGCCTCCAAGCCCTGACCCACTGATGGGAGGTGCGGATGATAAGATGATAGACTTTACAGATGTGGACATACGTCTACCAATGTTTGTGTACGTCTCACGAGAGAAGAGGCCAGGCTATGACCATAATAAGAAAGCTGGTGCCATGAATGCTCTTGTAAGAGCTTCTGCCATTCTATCCAATGGTCCATTCATCCTCAACTTGGATTGCGATCACTACTTCTACAACTGCAAAGCTATCAGGGAAGGAATGTGCTTCATGATGGACAGGGGTGGCGAAAATATCTGCTATATACAGTTCCCCCAGAGATTTGAAGGCATCGATCCTTCTGATAGATACGCTAATCGCAATACTGTGTTTTTTGATGGAAACATGCGTGCCCTTGATGGTGTTCAGGTactcaaaattaataataataacaatacttGTAGATATAATTATTGCCAACGTCAATTACAAGAACATACACACATTAACAGTGATGGATTAATCTTACATACACGCGTTACAGGGCCCGGTTTATGTTGGAACGGGTTGCATGTTTAGAAGATTTGCATTATATGGGTTTGATCCACCGAATACAAGTAAGACCGAGCAAAAGACAGAAGCAGAGACACTTCCCTTAAGAGCTACCGACTTCGATCCTGATCTTGATTACAATCTGCTACCCAAGCGGTTTGGGAATTCTACAATGCTGGCTGAATCTATTCCTATTGCCGAGTTCCAAGGCCGCCCTTTAGCTGATCATCCTGCTGTCAAGTATGGACGTCCTCCTGGTGCTTTGAGGGTCTCCCGTGAACCACTTGATGCCGCTACAGTTGCTGAAGCCGTTTCTGTCATTTCTTGCTGGTAACGCCAACCTTTCCATTTCATTATTGATCAACTATAGCCAGAAATTACATCATctgtgacttttttttaaaaagagagagagagagagagagcacaaGACATTCACCATCCATGTTATTACATGCTGCTTTATGTATAGGTACGAGGACAAGACTGAATGGGGGGACCGAGTGGGTTGGATTTACGGTTCAGTCACGGAGGATGTTGTGACTGGCTATCGGATGCACAACCGTGGCTGGCGCTCTGTCTATTGCATAACCAAGCGTGATGCTTTTCGTGGCTCAGCTCCTATTAACCTTACTGACCGTCTCCACCAGGTGCTTCGTTGGGCCACTGGCTCTGTTGAGATTTTCTTTTCCAGAAACAATGCCTTTTTGGCCACTAGGCGTCTCAAGATGCTCCAACGCCTCGCTTACCTCAACGTTGGCATCTACCCATTCACCTCGATTTTCTTGATCGTCTATTGCTTTCTCCCtgcactctctctcttttccggATTCTTCATTGTCCAAACCCTGGACATCACTTTTTTAATCTACCTCCTACTTATAACTATTTGCCTCGTCCTTCTCGCTATTCTGGAGGTGAAGTGGTCTGGTATAGAGCTGGAAGAGTGGTGGAGGAACGAACAGTTCTGGCTTATCTCTGGAACCAGCGCCCACTTTGCTGCTGTCATGCAAGGTCTTCTCAAGGTGATTGCAGGAATTGAGATATCTTTCACGTTGACTTCCAAGTCTGCAGGAGATGACGTTGACGACATTTATGCAGACCTGTATCTCGTAAAGTGGACATCTTTGATGATTCCACCCATTGTGATTGCCATGACGAACATAATTGCCATGGCCTTTGCTTTCATAAGGACGATTTATAGCACAGTTCCGCAGTGGAGTAAGTTTGTTGGCGGAGCTTTCTTTAGCTTCTGGGTGCTGGCTCATTTATATCCCTTTGCCAAGGGCTTGATGGGAAGGAGGAGAAAGACCCCAACCATCGTGTTTGTTTGGTCCGGTCTCATTGCCATTACTATATCTTTGCTATGGATTGCCATTAGCCCACCAAAGGCAACCGGAACAGCTGATGGAGCCGGGGGAGGGTTTCAGTTCCCTTGACTGCAGCCGGCTGAGCGAACAGATGCATGGATGAATCTTGGATTACTGACTTGTAAGATTTTCAGGATCCAAGACAGTTCAAGAGAACAAGGCTTGAGATGGAACGAGGTTTTGCACTTCAGTATTTTCTTTCTGTAACTTTCTAATAGACTTGCAGTCAGCAAGAGGTAACCTTGAAGGAATGGTTGCATGTTGAAAAACCTGTAAGCTGAAGGTCAAATATCGaacgagaattttttttttttttttatcccctgTAATTCTGTCCCCATTCAAATGCATTCATGCAATTGCTTCACCCTGCCCAGATTGTTATATAAGCATGCACTTAATCATATTGCATATGATCAAACATTCAATTCAGAAAAGTAATCAAGCAGTAAAAAGGAGCATAAATTAATTCCTTGGCCTTAAAAGTGACCGCCGacagaaataaaagaatcaacaCCCATCATACATGGATTCTATGATCCACCACATTCCCCCTTCTTTCCCTTTAGAAAACCAAAAAGGCATTATatgaagggaaagaaaaaactgaaatatgTAAATAGTTCCTTAATGATTCAATTCTGATGATTTATGCTAATTAATTACAGAATTAAACAGAACAAAACAAGtgtgtaaataaatatatccaATTAGATAATCAACTGTGAGTGTGACTAGCAAATTACACTACAAAATCAGAGTTCTGACTTGATCCTACATATTTCAACTCTTCGGAGCAAGATGACCGTGAAATCTCCTCCCTGTGTGCTCAACTCAAGTGACTGCCAAAATGCGAATCCTAAAGATCTGACATCTCAAATGGTACTCGCACGAACAACTGGCCATGCAGGGTGACCACAGCAGATGTCTGATGCGGATCAATTCTGGTAGGTAAACTCACGACCTGAAAGCAAAACCTTCTGTTAGTCTTATTACTATTTACTTGGAATGGTCCTTGCTGATTTTAAAACCTGAGGCTGCAAAACACCCATCCACAACTTAAGGCAGATGTTAGGTCATCAAGGCTTTAGAATCAGTCGAGGAATAGCAGTTTCATATTGAAGAATCGAGGAAATGGATGCAACAAAACAGAAAGTtactattttattcttcaactgTAAAAGATTGAAATTCTGATGTTGGAAAATATTTCCATAAATAATACACAGCCAAAAAACTCAGTCTACAACATCCTCTGAGTGCTCTGAACATGCAGAAAAAGTCAAACAAACCATGCAAACCTTTTTAAAAGGTGTCACGCCCCAAGGATTATCCAGGTGCTCTGGTTGGCCAGATATGATCAAACGCCCTGCTGGATCAGACTGAACATGCACCTGACAGCAAAGGACAGAATAGACTTAGCACATGAGGATTTATGGAATGTATAGATTCAGTTAGAAAGGCAatcatccatatatatataaggagaagaaacaaaagcaaactCAATTGAAGGCAATATCACAGACAACCGGGCAAGTGCCATAAAGTTACAGAACAGGCTAAACACCCCTTGGGCTAGACATCCAAGTTGGATCAGGCTGATATGTCATTCTAGGTACACTTCTAATATTGCTTCCTAATTGAAGGTTCTGTAATTTTCATGCTCAAATGAAGAGACATTGTCAGGCTCAATTTCCATGCTCAAATTAGAGAGTAGCCTAACTGGATGCAACCCCAAATGGCAAGAAAGAGAGCACTAgaacttaaaaattaagtttcctTGCTTTGCTGGTGTACTTCTAAGCAAAAGCCAAAGCATTTGGAACCAGTCATCATTTGCATCTGACATTCATTTTGCTGCACTGCAGCCTCCATAATCAAACTTTAACTCTAAAAACTTGAACTTCACTTAAAAAGCTCAATAGTTTTTGTGTCATAGTCATCGAAATTGAGAAATTGGATGGACACGTGAGTGTGATTGTGAGTGTacatgagagagaaagagagcttACCTCCTCACGCAGAAGCCCTGGAACTAAAGCATATATCTCAAAGCAGTCATTCTGCATGAagtgaaaaattaaatcatattagCTCTTAACTAGGAGAAGCTTGGGGAGAAATTTATCCAAGTACCATAAGAAAGATGAGAAAACTTACAGTTTTTTGCACATTGATTTTTACCCAGTCAGCTGGGGGTCCAACATCAATGACCATTGCATCCCCTCTGCCAAAACAAAACCCAATTCAGCACTTCAAATGTATGGGTAcaatcatcaaatcaaatatcGAGGTGTATAATGTGATGAAAGAACCACTGATCTTAACTGTGATTTTATTGCCTTCTTGTGACCAAAGTGGACAGCACCCTCAACAGGTGATAGCCGTTTACGCTTCAGTAAACCTAAGTCAACAGGTCAAGTTTAGAAAGAAAGGCCATGTTTGCAATTAAAGTGCAGAAGATGCTGAATCAGTTAATTAGTCATACCGTTTGTTTTAAGCTGCTTGTCACCCTTTGGTGTAGAACTCAAGTTcttatcctaaaaaataaaataaaaaaacaactaaaagatgaattacagaaaaaaatgcaaattcctCCTATGATGAAACCAATCACATGACGGGAAGGGAAAAAGGTACAACAATCAACAGAAAGCCAAAATTTCACATTTGCAGAGATTGGAAGGTGACAAACCTTAATGATTGGATGACAAACCTCACCATTGCCAAGAAGCCGCTGGGAATGCCAACCCTGCATCGCACGAGCTGCAGCATCCCTTCTTGCCCTACCTGATGCAAGAGCTTGACTTCCACCAGCctgtaattaaattgaaaattaaataaaatagcaCTCCAGGCAGATGCAGGATtgtaatcaaacaaacaaacgTTGCCAAATAGAACTGAAAGCATGAAAGTTTCAGCTCAATCATAAAGACAGAATAAAACAAGCCAATTGAAATCCACAAtagaaataatttgaaaag contains:
- the LOC118038868 gene encoding cellulose synthase-like protein D4 isoform X1 — translated: MASLSSQPSKKGMRSPAGNTANNNSSQQGNRGSTGQTVKFARRTSSGRYVSLSREDLDISGELSGDYTNYTVQIPSTPDNQPMDTSVAVKAEEQYVSNSLFTGGFNSVTRAHLMDKVIDSEVSHPQMAGAKGSSCAIHACDGKVMKDERGHDVIPCECRFKICRDCYMDAQKDTGLCPGCKEPYKVGDYEDEIPNFSSGALPLPPPSKGGDHNNMTMTKRNQNGDFDHNRWLFETQGTYGYGNAFWPQDDMYGDDGDEGFPGGMLENMDKPWKPLSREQPISNAIISPYRLLIVVRLVVLGFFLHWRIMHPNDDARWLWGMSVVCEVWFAFSWILDVIPKLSPINRFTDLEVLRDKFDMPSPSNPTGRSDLPGIDLFVSTADPDKEPPLVTANTILSILSVDYPVEKVACYLSDDGGALLTFEAMAEAASFADLWVPFCRKHNIEPRNPETYFSLKVDPTKNKSRIDFVKDRRKMKREYDEFKVRINGLPDSIRRRSDAFNAREEMKMLKHMRESAGGDPLEVIKVPKATWMADGTHWPGTWAFPAAEHSKGDHAGILQVMLKPPSPDPLMGGADDKMIDFTDVDIRLPMFVYVSREKRPGYDHNKKAGAMNALVRASAILSNGPFILNLDCDHYFYNCKAIREGMCFMMDRGGENICYIQFPQRFEGIDPSDRYANRNTVFFDGNMRALDGVQGPVYVGTGCMFRRFALYGFDPPNTSKTEQKTEAETLPLRATDFDPDLDYNLLPKRFGNSTMLAESIPIAEFQGRPLADHPAVKYGRPPGALRVSREPLDAATVAEAVSVISCWYEDKTEWGDRVGWIYGSVTEDVVTGYRMHNRGWRSVYCITKRDAFRGSAPINLTDRLHQVLRWATGSVEIFFSRNNAFLATRRLKMLQRLAYLNVGIYPFTSIFLIVYCFLPALSLFSGFFIVQTLDITFLIYLLLITICLVLLAILEVKWSGIELEEWWRNEQFWLISGTSAHFAAVMQGLLKVIAGIEISFTLTSKSAGDDVDDIYADLYLVKWTSLMIPPIVIAMTNIIAMAFAFIRTIYSTVPQWSKFVGGAFFSFWVLAHLYPFAKGLMGRRRKTPTIVFVWSGLIAITISLLWIAISPPKATGTADGAGGGFQFP
- the LOC118038868 gene encoding cellulose synthase-like protein D4 isoform X2, translating into MASLSSQPSKKGMRSPGNRGSTGQTVKFARRTSSGRYVSLSREDLDISGELSGDYTNYTVQIPSTPDNQPMDTSVAVKAEEQYVSNSLFTGGFNSVTRAHLMDKVIDSEVSHPQMAGAKGSSCAIHACDGKVMKDERGHDVIPCECRFKICRDCYMDAQKDTGLCPGCKEPYKVGDYEDEIPNFSSGALPLPPPSKGGDHNNMTMTKRNQNGDFDHNRWLFETQGTYGYGNAFWPQDDMYGDDGDEGFPGGMLENMDKPWKPLSREQPISNAIISPYRLLIVVRLVVLGFFLHWRIMHPNDDARWLWGMSVVCEVWFAFSWILDVIPKLSPINRFTDLEVLRDKFDMPSPSNPTGRSDLPGIDLFVSTADPDKEPPLVTANTILSILSVDYPVEKVACYLSDDGGALLTFEAMAEAASFADLWVPFCRKHNIEPRNPETYFSLKVDPTKNKSRIDFVKDRRKMKREYDEFKVRINGLPDSIRRRSDAFNAREEMKMLKHMRESAGGDPLEVIKVPKATWMADGTHWPGTWAFPAAEHSKGDHAGILQVMLKPPSPDPLMGGADDKMIDFTDVDIRLPMFVYVSREKRPGYDHNKKAGAMNALVRASAILSNGPFILNLDCDHYFYNCKAIREGMCFMMDRGGENICYIQFPQRFEGIDPSDRYANRNTVFFDGNMRALDGVQGPVYVGTGCMFRRFALYGFDPPNTSKTEQKTEAETLPLRATDFDPDLDYNLLPKRFGNSTMLAESIPIAEFQGRPLADHPAVKYGRPPGALRVSREPLDAATVAEAVSVISCWYEDKTEWGDRVGWIYGSVTEDVVTGYRMHNRGWRSVYCITKRDAFRGSAPINLTDRLHQVLRWATGSVEIFFSRNNAFLATRRLKMLQRLAYLNVGIYPFTSIFLIVYCFLPALSLFSGFFIVQTLDITFLIYLLLITICLVLLAILEVKWSGIELEEWWRNEQFWLISGTSAHFAAVMQGLLKVIAGIEISFTLTSKSAGDDVDDIYADLYLVKWTSLMIPPIVIAMTNIIAMAFAFIRTIYSTVPQWSKFVGGAFFSFWVLAHLYPFAKGLMGRRRKTPTIVFVWSGLIAITISLLWIAISPPKATGTADGAGGGFQFP